A stretch of the Dichotomicrobium thermohalophilum genome encodes the following:
- a CDS encoding threonine aldolase family protein: MEPPRIELSSDTQTRPTAGMREAMANAEVGDEQRGEDPTVNALCARMAELMGKEAAVFLPSGTMANQIAFLVHCRPGDEILAEERYHVINLEGAGAAALAGAFVRPISAPRGIFTAEQLEARIRKPRRETPRPRVVTIEQTVNFGSGAIWPVEAIHEVAAVARRHGLLMHMDGARLLNAAVASGVSAASYCEAFDSVWLDLSKGLGCPVGAVLAGSEPFISEAWVWKQRLGGAMRQAGVLAAAGLYALAHHVERMTEDHDNARLFAERIAGLPGVHVAEPIETNIVLFDINGMTAEALVNALAAKGIRLDAIDTQRLRAVTHLDVNRAQVEEAAAAVAEIMGG; this comes from the coding sequence ATGGAGCCGCCCCGGATCGAGCTGTCCAGCGATACCCAGACCCGCCCGACGGCTGGTATGCGGGAGGCGATGGCGAACGCCGAAGTCGGCGACGAGCAGCGCGGCGAGGACCCCACGGTGAACGCCCTTTGCGCGCGCATGGCCGAACTGATGGGCAAGGAAGCGGCGGTATTCCTCCCTTCGGGCACGATGGCGAACCAGATCGCGTTTCTGGTGCACTGCCGGCCGGGCGATGAAATTCTCGCGGAGGAGCGGTATCACGTCATCAACCTGGAAGGCGCCGGGGCCGCCGCGCTGGCCGGAGCCTTCGTGCGGCCGATCTCCGCGCCGCGCGGAATCTTCACCGCGGAACAGCTCGAAGCACGCATCCGCAAGCCGCGCCGCGAGACGCCGCGCCCGCGCGTCGTGACCATCGAGCAGACGGTCAATTTTGGCTCAGGCGCAATCTGGCCTGTTGAGGCGATCCATGAGGTGGCCGCTGTAGCGCGGCGTCATGGACTGCTTATGCACATGGACGGCGCGCGGCTGCTGAACGCCGCGGTCGCTTCGGGCGTGTCAGCGGCGTCGTATTGCGAAGCATTCGATTCGGTCTGGCTGGATCTCAGCAAGGGGCTCGGCTGCCCGGTCGGGGCAGTGCTGGCCGGTTCGGAACCTTTCATCAGCGAAGCGTGGGTATGGAAGCAGCGGCTGGGCGGGGCGATGCGCCAGGCCGGCGTTTTGGCGGCCGCAGGGCTTTATGCGCTGGCCCATCATGTTGAGCGCATGACTGAGGACCACGATAACGCGCGGCTGTTCGCAGAGCGCATTGCCGGGTTGCCCGGCGTCCATGTGGCCGAGCCGATTGAAACGAATATCGTCCTGTTCGACATCAACGGGATGACCGCCGAGGCGTTGGTCAATGCGCTCGCGGCGAAAGGCATTCGTCTCGACGCGATCGACACGCAGAGGCTGCGCGCCGTCACGCATCTGGACGTGAACCGCGCGCAGGTGGAGGAGGCCGCCGCCGCCGTCGCCGAGATCATGGGCGGGTGA
- a CDS encoding NAD(P)-dependent oxidoreductase, with amino-acid sequence MKVVIFGASKGIGLETVRRALEAGYQVRAFARSASAIPDTHPNLEKVDGDALDPEAVRAAIGPGDVVIQALGVSLTPQNVISPVTLFSNATRVLVDAMKEVGATRLICVTGFGAGDSAGRGGFFYQAFGRQGLLKRAYDDKDIQEWIIRRSGLDWTIVRPGILTDGPHTGRYQVLNDPREWRVGKISRANVADFLVKQVESDAHICDTPVLIE; translated from the coding sequence TTGAAGGTTGTCATTTTCGGCGCAAGCAAGGGGATCGGCTTGGAGACGGTCCGCCGCGCGCTGGAGGCCGGCTATCAGGTCCGCGCCTTCGCCCGCAGCGCATCGGCCATCCCGGACACGCACCCGAACCTGGAGAAAGTGGACGGTGACGCGCTCGACCCCGAGGCGGTCCGCGCGGCGATCGGGCCGGGTGACGTGGTCATTCAGGCGCTCGGCGTCTCGCTAACGCCGCAAAACGTCATCAGCCCGGTCACGCTGTTCTCGAACGCAACGCGGGTTCTCGTCGACGCGATGAAAGAGGTCGGTGCGACGCGGCTCATCTGCGTCACCGGCTTCGGCGCGGGCGACAGCGCGGGGCGCGGCGGTTTCTTCTATCAGGCGTTCGGCCGACAAGGGCTGCTCAAGCGCGCCTACGACGACAAGGATATTCAGGAGTGGATCATCCGCCGCAGCGGTCTGGACTGGACGATCGTCCGGCCCGGCATCCTCACCGATGGGCCGCACACCGGCCGCTACCAGGTGCTAAACGACCCACGCGAATGGCGGGTTGGAAAAATTTCGCGCGCAAACGTTGCGGATTTCCTCGTAAAGCAGGTCGAAAGCGACGCGCATATCTGCGATACGCCCGTTCTGATCGAATAG
- a CDS encoding universal stress protein: protein MFKTIVVPVALSEVEKADRMLNAARQLGGEHAHIVLMSVIEDIPTYVATELPGGYMDRAKKNAHDALSKIARESGLEVEIVVRSGQPSAGILGTAKEKNADAIIIASHQPGLSDYLLGSTAHRVVRHAKCAVLVLR from the coding sequence GTGTTTAAAACAATTGTTGTCCCCGTAGCACTGTCCGAAGTCGAAAAAGCCGATCGCATGCTCAACGCTGCCCGGCAGCTTGGCGGCGAGCACGCGCATATCGTGCTCATGAGCGTCATCGAGGATATTCCAACCTATGTCGCCACCGAGCTGCCCGGCGGCTACATGGACAGGGCCAAGAAGAACGCGCATGACGCGCTGTCGAAAATCGCCCGCGAGTCCGGCCTCGAAGTCGAGATCGTCGTACGCAGCGGCCAGCCCTCCGCGGGCATCCTCGGCACGGCCAAGGAAAAGAACGCCGACGCAATCATCATCGCGTCGCACCAGCCAGGGCTGAGCGATTATCTGCTCGGCTCCACGGCGCATCGCGTCGTGCGGCACGCGAAGTGCGCGGTGCTCGTTCTGCGCTAG
- a CDS encoding HAD family hydrolase, with protein sequence MANPDSPRFDAVVFDLLTALLDSWTLWNDVAGSREAGLHWRRRYLEITYGCGGYRPYDDLVAEAARDTGLSPNAAYELHHRWHDLKPWPETPRILEKLGAQVPLGIATNCSQEKGLSAASLTGKTFAAVITAEKAGFYKPRAEVYRAALDAMGTDPARTLFVAGSAADVPGAKNAGMPVYWHNRIGLPCPEGGVPDFLESTLDRLPGIVLGDPET encoded by the coding sequence ATGGCCAACCCCGACTCGCCACGATTTGACGCCGTCGTTTTCGATCTTCTCACGGCGCTCCTCGACTCCTGGACACTCTGGAACGACGTGGCCGGTAGTCGAGAGGCGGGCCTCCACTGGCGCAGGCGTTATCTGGAAATCACTTACGGCTGCGGCGGCTATCGCCCGTATGACGACCTCGTCGCCGAAGCGGCGCGCGACACAGGGCTTTCGCCGAACGCCGCGTACGAACTGCATCACCGCTGGCATGACCTGAAGCCATGGCCGGAAACACCCCGCATTCTCGAGAAACTCGGCGCTCAGGTTCCGCTGGGAATCGCAACGAACTGTTCCCAGGAAAAGGGGCTTTCGGCCGCATCGTTGACAGGTAAAACATTCGCCGCCGTCATCACCGCCGAAAAGGCCGGCTTCTACAAGCCGCGCGCGGAGGTCTACCGTGCGGCCCTGGACGCGATGGGGACTGATCCTGCTCGCACCCTCTTCGTGGCAGGCTCGGCTGCAGACGTTCCGGGCGCAAAAAATGCCGGCATGCCCGTTTACTGGCATAACCGCATCGGGCTGCCGTGTCCTGAAGGCGGGGTGCCGGATTTTCTCGAGTCCACGCTGGACCGGCTACCGGGAATCGTCTTGGGCGATCCCGAAACTTGA
- a CDS encoding GNAT family N-acetyltransferase, with the protein MSADITIRKAEADHAREVEACARAAYEKFVPLIGREPAPMVADFARQIARGIVEIAVDPAGRVAGFMVRYPRGAHLHIENLAIHPAFQGQGLGTRLLRRAEDTARELGLTTLELYTNAKMSEALAFYPARGFVEIDRRWEAGFDRVYFRKDLPDRTS; encoded by the coding sequence TTGAGCGCCGACATCACCATCCGCAAGGCCGAGGCTGACCACGCCCGCGAGGTGGAGGCCTGCGCGCGTGCGGCCTATGAGAAGTTCGTGCCCCTGATCGGCCGTGAACCGGCTCCGATGGTGGCGGACTTCGCGCGCCAGATTGCCCGTGGCATCGTTGAGATCGCGGTTGATCCGGCAGGGCGGGTTGCCGGCTTCATGGTCCGCTACCCTCGCGGCGCACATCTGCACATAGAAAACCTGGCAATCCACCCGGCCTTTCAGGGGCAAGGGCTTGGCACGCGGTTGCTCCGGCGCGCGGAAGACACCGCCCGCGAGCTCGGTCTGACAACACTCGAACTTTACACAAACGCGAAGATGAGCGAAGCCCTGGCCTTCTATCCCGCGCGCGGCTTTGTCGAGATCGACCGACGGTGGGAAGCGGGGTTCGACCGGGTGTATTTCCGCAAGGACCTGCCGGACCGGACTTCCTGA
- a CDS encoding branched-chain amino acid ABC transporter permease, which translates to MELAGLLSYFVFFASFACIYAIMALGLNIQWGMTGQINIGVAGFYAVGAYTSAILTTPPTPEHLGGFALPVIVGLIGAVIVSGLLAVLIGMITVNLRSDYLAIATIGLAEIIRFLIKNEEQVTHGVRGIAEIPRPLVESGPLAGPVFLVVALICVAIAYFLVERARVSPWGRVLRAIRDNEDATKAAGKNVVSFRLQAFVVGSALMGFAGGLYAHFFGFISPEAFQPVFGTFIVWAMLIVGGSGNNKGALLGTVLVWLVWSGTEIFTRLLPADMATQASAARVLMIGVLLQIVLLTRRQGVLPEERPKPIPRGDS; encoded by the coding sequence ATGGAGCTTGCCGGCCTGCTCAGCTATTTCGTGTTCTTCGCCTCCTTCGCCTGTATCTACGCGATCATGGCGCTCGGGCTGAACATCCAGTGGGGGATGACCGGCCAGATCAATATCGGCGTGGCCGGATTCTACGCGGTCGGCGCTTACACATCGGCGATCCTGACGACGCCGCCCACGCCGGAGCATCTCGGCGGGTTCGCCTTGCCCGTGATCGTCGGGCTGATCGGCGCCGTCATCGTCAGCGGCCTGCTCGCCGTGCTCATCGGCATGATCACGGTGAACCTGCGGTCGGACTATCTGGCCATCGCCACAATCGGGCTCGCCGAGATCATCCGCTTCCTCATCAAGAACGAAGAGCAGGTCACACACGGCGTTCGCGGTATCGCCGAAATCCCACGGCCGCTGGTGGAGAGCGGGCCGCTTGCGGGGCCGGTCTTTCTGGTGGTCGCGCTGATCTGCGTTGCGATCGCCTATTTCCTGGTGGAGCGCGCGCGCGTCTCGCCCTGGGGCCGCGTCCTGCGCGCGATCCGCGACAATGAAGACGCGACCAAGGCGGCGGGCAAGAACGTAGTCAGCTTCCGGCTGCAGGCCTTCGTGGTCGGCTCGGCGCTGATGGGCTTTGCGGGCGGGCTGTACGCGCATTTCTTCGGCTTCATTTCGCCGGAAGCGTTCCAGCCTGTGTTCGGCACCTTCATCGTCTGGGCCATGCTGATCGTCGGGGGCAGCGGCAACAACAAGGGCGCGCTGCTCGGTACTGTGCTGGTCTGGCTGGTATGGTCCGGCACCGAAATCTTCACGCGGCTGCTGCCCGCCGACATGGCGACGCAGGCCAGCGCGGCGCGCGTTCTGATGATCGGCGTGCTCCTTCAGATCGTGCTGTTGACTCGGCGGCAGGGGGTCCTGCCTGAGGAGCGGCCGAAGCCCATCCCGCGCGGGGACAGTTAA
- a CDS encoding alanine racemase, translated as MLSLDSLETPCLVVDRHRLLRNAQTMLARARDLGVALRPHVKTPKSVEIARLSLGADNGPITVSTLLEAEHFAAHGFDDILYAVGIALGKLPRLAALQGRTGATIRFVLDSVAVAEAVAAFAQQGHSGLQALIEIDSGEHRSGLLPDDPALPEIAAVLADAPGVELVGVMTHAGHSYGTDDPAKIRAIADAERDAAVSAAETLRSHGHACPVVSVGSTPTVLHAGHLHGVTKARAGVYVFWDLAQASRGVCGLHDIAATVLSTVIGHNRQAGRLILDAGALALSKDVGANNFMPDAGYGFVCDAATAEHLAPLAVTEVHQEHGAVPVPDASWFDRLPIGSLVRVMPNHTCMTCAAHRGYHVLENGEVVAEWPRVNGW; from the coding sequence ATGCTGTCCCTGGACTCGCTGGAAACGCCCTGCCTGGTGGTGGACCGGCACCGGCTTTTGCGCAATGCCCAGACCATGCTGGCGCGCGCCCGCGACCTGGGAGTCGCGCTGCGCCCCCACGTCAAGACGCCGAAATCCGTTGAGATCGCCCGCCTGTCGCTCGGGGCCGATAACGGTCCAATCACAGTTTCGACCTTGCTGGAGGCGGAGCATTTCGCGGCGCATGGCTTCGACGACATCCTCTACGCCGTCGGTATTGCACTCGGCAAGCTGCCCCGACTGGCGGCGCTGCAAGGGCGCACCGGCGCCACGATCCGCTTCGTCCTCGACAGCGTCGCGGTGGCCGAGGCGGTGGCGGCTTTCGCGCAACAGGGCCACTCCGGCTTACAGGCGCTCATCGAGATCGACAGCGGCGAACATCGCAGCGGCCTGCTGCCGGATGACCCCGCGCTTCCCGAAATCGCAGCGGTACTCGCGGACGCACCCGGCGTCGAGCTGGTTGGCGTGATGACCCATGCCGGCCACTCCTATGGTACCGATGACCCGGCGAAGATTCGCGCGATCGCGGACGCGGAACGCGACGCCGCCGTCAGCGCCGCCGAGACGCTGCGAAGCCACGGCCACGCATGTCCCGTGGTCAGTGTCGGCTCAACGCCCACCGTCCTGCACGCGGGGCATTTGCACGGTGTCACCAAGGCGCGCGCCGGCGTCTACGTCTTCTGGGATCTCGCCCAAGCCTCGCGCGGCGTCTGCGGCCTCCACGACATCGCCGCGACAGTTTTGTCCACCGTCATCGGGCACAATCGTCAGGCCGGACGGTTGATCCTTGATGCGGGCGCTTTGGCGCTGTCGAAAGACGTGGGCGCCAACAACTTCATGCCCGACGCGGGCTACGGCTTCGTCTGCGATGCCGCAACCGCCGAGCATTTGGCGCCGCTGGCCGTCACGGAGGTGCATCAGGAGCATGGGGCTGTGCCAGTGCCGGATGCGTCGTGGTTCGACCGGCTGCCCATCGGCTCGCTGGTCCGCGTCATGCCCAACCACACCTGCATGACCTGCGCCGCCCATCGCGGCTATCACGTGCTGGAAAACGGCGAGGTCGTCGCCGAATGGCCGCGCGTCAACGGCTGGTGA
- a CDS encoding DUF4149 domain-containing protein codes for MDSFALIDIAALLAAAVLGAMLFFAGVVAPLVFAQFPEEQAGAFIRRLFPRYYDVLAIASALAAVLALGTLEGAILAAVAALFVVSRFWLMPRINAARDAGAAAVQRFETLHRTSVIINLVQMVALIVVIVLALA; via the coding sequence ATGGACAGTTTTGCCCTCATCGACATTGCCGCCCTGCTCGCCGCCGCCGTGCTCGGCGCGATGCTGTTCTTCGCGGGCGTCGTGGCGCCGCTGGTGTTCGCGCAGTTCCCGGAGGAACAGGCGGGCGCTTTCATCCGGCGTCTGTTTCCGCGCTATTATGATGTGCTGGCGATTGCCAGTGCGTTGGCCGCGGTGCTGGCGCTGGGCACGCTGGAGGGTGCCATTCTCGCCGCAGTCGCTGCGCTGTTTGTCGTATCGCGCTTCTGGCTGATGCCCCGGATCAACGCGGCGCGGGACGCGGGCGCGGCGGCGGTGCAACGCTTCGAGACGCTGCACCGCACGAGCGTCATCATCAACCTCGTGCAGATGGTCGCGCTGATCGTGGTGATCGTGCTGGCGCTGGCCTGA
- a CDS encoding branched-chain amino acid ABC transporter permease, producing the protein MIGDIIQLLIYGIVTGSILALGAIGVSLVFSILRFAHFAHGDLMTVGAYAALVIVAGLGMPIIVAAPFAVLVVAVVAIAIELSIYRPLRESSPIVLLISSFGMALILRSAVQLIWGTGNQVYASGIQLPIRVGGIAIKPDHLWIIAGTLGLIAALHVFLQYTKFGKAMRAMADNVDLARISGIPTSRVIMIAWIIAGGLAAMAGIFLAMDTRLHPVMGWQLLLPVFAAAIVGGIGRPYGAMAGGLLIGVAMEMSTMVINPAYKQAVAFALMVATLIVRPTGIFRGSSL; encoded by the coding sequence ATGATCGGCGACATCATCCAGCTCCTGATCTACGGCATCGTGACGGGCAGCATTCTCGCGCTCGGCGCGATCGGGGTGTCGCTCGTCTTCTCGATCCTAAGGTTCGCGCATTTCGCGCATGGCGACCTCATGACGGTCGGCGCCTATGCCGCGCTGGTGATCGTCGCCGGACTGGGCATGCCGATCATCGTCGCCGCACCGTTCGCGGTCCTGGTCGTCGCAGTTGTGGCGATCGCCATCGAGCTTTCGATCTATCGCCCGTTGCGCGAAAGCTCCCCGATCGTGCTGCTGATCTCGTCGTTCGGGATGGCGCTCATCCTGCGGAGCGCGGTACAGCTCATCTGGGGCACCGGCAACCAGGTCTATGCCTCTGGAATTCAGTTGCCCATTCGCGTCGGCGGCATTGCAATCAAGCCTGACCATCTCTGGATCATCGCCGGCACGCTCGGGCTGATCGCCGCGCTGCACGTCTTCCTGCAATACACAAAGTTCGGCAAGGCGATGCGCGCGATGGCCGACAATGTTGACCTAGCGCGGATCAGCGGCATTCCGACCAGTCGGGTGATCATGATTGCTTGGATCATCGCCGGCGGGCTGGCGGCAATGGCCGGCATCTTCCTGGCGATGGACACGCGCCTGCATCCGGTCATGGGCTGGCAGCTTCTGCTGCCGGTGTTCGCGGCGGCGATCGTTGGCGGCATCGGCCGGCCTTACGGCGCGATGGCGGGCGGGCTGTTGATCGGCGTGGCGATGGAGATGTCCACGATGGTCATCAACCCGGCCTACAAGCAGGCGGTGGCCTTCGCGCTGATGGTGGCGACGCTGATCGTCCGGCCGACCGGCATTTTCCGCGGGAGTTCGCTATGA
- a CDS encoding ABC transporter ATP-binding protein has product MSLLAASNIYGGYGGVDILNGVSLRVEPGEIVTIVGPNGAGKSTFIKALAGLVTIRLGDVRFEGRDITNIPPEQAPRIGISYVPQERNVFTSMTVMENLEMGAFLRSDDYSGQLERIFTLFPRLRERRSQPVWQMSGGERQMVAMGRALMLEPKLLILDEPTAGLSPLFMDQVFEQVKEINALGIGILMVEQNAKQALAVSDRGYVLAMGRNRFEDRADQMLQNKEIAEMFLGG; this is encoded by the coding sequence GTGAGCCTGCTGGCGGCAAGCAACATCTACGGCGGCTACGGCGGCGTCGACATCCTCAACGGCGTCAGCCTGCGCGTCGAGCCCGGCGAGATCGTCACCATCGTCGGGCCAAACGGTGCGGGCAAGTCGACCTTCATCAAGGCGCTCGCCGGGCTGGTCACCATCCGGTTGGGCGATGTGCGCTTCGAGGGCCGCGACATCACGAATATCCCCCCGGAGCAGGCGCCGCGCATCGGGATCTCCTATGTGCCGCAGGAACGCAACGTCTTCACGTCCATGACGGTCATGGAAAACCTGGAGATGGGCGCATTCCTGCGCAGCGACGACTACAGCGGCCAGCTCGAAAGGATCTTCACCTTATTCCCGCGCCTGCGTGAGCGGCGGTCGCAGCCGGTCTGGCAGATGTCGGGCGGCGAGCGGCAGATGGTGGCGATGGGGCGCGCGCTGATGCTGGAGCCCAAGCTGCTTATCCTCGATGAGCCGACGGCGGGCCTGTCGCCGCTGTTCATGGACCAGGTTTTCGAGCAAGTGAAGGAAATCAACGCGCTCGGCATCGGCATCCTCATGGTCGAGCAGAACGCGAAGCAGGCGCTGGCGGTCTCCGATCGCGGCTATGTGCTGGCGATGGGGCGCAACCGCTTCGAGGACCGCGCGGACCAGATGTTGCAGAACAAGGAAATCGCCGAGATGTTCCTCGGCGGGTAA
- a CDS encoding FAD-binding domain-containing protein, whose amino-acid sequence MAAHPEPTREAGLAHLSAFMPRAGRNYARLRNFDFGPGRHAQVSGLSPWLRHRLVLEPEVIAQTLGAHGLSAAEKFVQEVVWRSYFKGFMEQRPSIWQAYRRDVAALAGRLEAEPGLRADYDAAVNGRTGIDCFDAWAGELVETGYLHNHARMWFASIWIFTLRLPWELGADFFLRHLLDGDPASNTLGWRWVGGLHTKGKTYLARPDNIAKYTEGRFNPAGQLATAAPPLREEEEHPLMPLPEPDVAVKPQRAGLVVTEEDCAPETLDLPAAPTAEIGLTATAGRSPLPVSDAACHFAHGAVSDALARGAAHFGVEGQQSDPEDWGAALLNWARANDLDGVMTAYAPVGPVAERLAAARATLAENGVSLIQILRPWDKAAWPHATKGFFKLKKQIPALIDAAGLSPSR is encoded by the coding sequence ATGGCCGCGCACCCCGAACCGACGCGCGAGGCGGGCCTTGCGCACCTTTCGGCGTTCATGCCCCGCGCCGGGCGCAATTATGCGCGTTTGCGGAACTTCGACTTCGGGCCGGGACGACACGCGCAGGTTTCCGGCCTATCGCCGTGGCTGCGGCACCGGCTGGTGCTTGAGCCGGAGGTGATCGCCCAAACGCTCGGCGCGCACGGCCTCTCGGCAGCGGAGAAGTTCGTGCAGGAGGTGGTCTGGCGGAGCTACTTCAAGGGGTTCATGGAGCAGCGGCCCAGTATTTGGCAGGCGTATCGCAGGGATGTGGCGGCGCTCGCCGGACGGCTGGAGGCCGAGCCGGGCCTGCGCGCGGATTATGATGCGGCGGTCAACGGGCGCACGGGCATCGACTGTTTCGACGCCTGGGCGGGGGAACTCGTCGAGACCGGCTATCTGCACAACCATGCGCGCATGTGGTTCGCCAGCATCTGGATTTTCACGCTCCGCCTGCCTTGGGAACTCGGCGCGGATTTCTTTCTGCGGCACCTGCTGGACGGTGACCCCGCCTCGAATACGCTTGGCTGGCGCTGGGTCGGCGGGCTGCACACCAAGGGCAAGACCTATCTCGCGCGGCCCGACAATATCGCGAAGTATACCGAAGGCCGGTTCAACCCGGCGGGACAACTCGCGACCGCCGCGCCACCGCTGCGCGAGGAGGAGGAGCATCCGTTGATGCCTCTGCCGGAGCCGGACGTGGCGGTCAAGCCACAGCGGGCGGGGCTGGTGGTGACGGAGGAGGACTGCGCGCCTGAGACGCTGGACCTGCCGGCTGCGCCGACCGCGGAGATCGGTCTGACGGCGACGGCCGGGCGCTCGCCCCTGCCGGTCTCGGACGCGGCTTGCCACTTTGCGCACGGCGCGGTCTCTGACGCGCTCGCTCGGGGCGCCGCGCATTTCGGCGTGGAGGGCCAGCAATCGGACCCCGAGGATTGGGGCGCGGCTTTGTTGAACTGGGCGCGCGCAAATGACTTGGACGGCGTGATGACGGCCTATGCGCCAGTCGGTCCGGTGGCCGAGCGGCTTGCCGCTGCGCGCGCGACGCTGGCGGAAAACGGCGTTTCGCTGATCCAGATCCTGCGGCCTTGGGACAAGGCGGCGTGGCCCCACGCCACCAAGGGCTTCTTCAAGCTGAAGAAGCAGATCCCCGCATTGATCGATGCGGCTGGGTTGTCGCCTTCCCGCTGA
- a CDS encoding TrmH family RNA methyltransferase gives MSRQKKSGVPGAKSGQGNARHSGAKSGPKRGGVLIYGLHAARAAIANPKRKIRSVLATTNAAERMGDVLAARGVSPRIVRPDDLAARVGTGAVHQGVVVEADPLPPRDIASFDAFSVIIVLDQVTDPQNVGAILRSAAAFGADGLVMTARHSPPLEGALAKAASGGLEHVPVALITNLARGLEELGDLGVMRIGLDSAGDQVFEDLPAFQRLALVLGAEDKGLRRLTREHCDVVSALAAPGAIQSLNVSNAAAIALHHAWLTRRARN, from the coding sequence ATGAGCCGACAGAAGAAATCAGGCGTGCCCGGCGCGAAGTCCGGGCAAGGTAACGCTCGGCACAGCGGTGCCAAGTCTGGGCCGAAACGCGGAGGCGTGCTCATATACGGCCTGCATGCCGCGCGCGCAGCCATCGCCAACCCCAAGCGCAAAATCCGCTCGGTCCTGGCGACAACGAACGCCGCCGAACGAATGGGCGACGTGCTCGCTGCGCGCGGGGTGTCGCCCCGGATTGTGCGGCCCGACGATCTCGCTGCGCGCGTCGGCACGGGCGCTGTGCATCAGGGCGTCGTCGTGGAAGCTGATCCACTGCCGCCGCGCGACATCGCCAGCTTTGACGCCTTCAGCGTGATCATAGTGCTCGATCAGGTGACGGACCCGCAGAACGTCGGCGCGATCCTGCGAAGTGCCGCGGCTTTCGGCGCGGACGGTCTGGTTATGACCGCGCGGCACTCGCCGCCGCTGGAAGGCGCACTGGCAAAGGCGGCGTCAGGTGGGCTGGAGCACGTGCCCGTGGCGCTGATCACCAACCTCGCGCGCGGGCTGGAAGAACTCGGCGACCTTGGCGTCATGCGAATTGGACTGGATTCGGCAGGTGATCAGGTTTTCGAGGATTTGCCGGCCTTCCAGCGGCTGGCGCTCGTCCTGGGTGCAGAGGACAAGGGGCTGCGCCGGCTCACCCGCGAGCACTGCGACGTGGTCAGTGCTCTTGCCGCGCCCGGGGCGATCCAGAGCCTCAACGTATCGAATGCTGCGGCGATCGCGCTGCATCACGCCTGGCTGACACGACGGGCGCGCAATTAG
- a CDS encoding MFS transporter, producing MSRGILASVFVARIFLFLPFMTVAGCIPVLMEAWEIGAAKVSSIVSGFYFAYAFSLLGFSWLAGRIGAKRAVTLSAWATAISSAAFALFARDYASSLVLYALVGLCQGGVYTPLIMLFRENAPPEKLGAAIGALIASTSVGYAASIAVTGMALGVSGWQTAFLVSGTLPLAGTLMLLTAIRNLPNIIHPTALESGLWRQLRDNRSARRLLLGYTSHNWELIGMWTWAPALIATSFVLSGQSTVAASQSSASFVTILHLVGAFAAFSMGKLSDRIGRRQILIWSAAVATAFSFGVGWLVAFTPYLIATLVIFYAFFALGDSPVLSTTLAERVEPASLGTVLAARSTAGFVSGAVAPIVFGWVVDALRAADASEPVIWGTAFGTLGLGGLLAILFAVRLPPRAEPGPQGANQRA from the coding sequence ATGAGTCGAGGCATTCTCGCTTCCGTTTTTGTCGCAAGAATTTTTCTCTTCCTGCCCTTCATGACGGTCGCCGGGTGCATCCCGGTCCTGATGGAAGCCTGGGAGATTGGCGCGGCCAAGGTCAGCTCGATCGTTTCCGGCTTCTACTTCGCCTATGCCTTCTCGCTGCTGGGGTTTTCGTGGCTCGCGGGGCGCATCGGCGCGAAACGGGCCGTAACGCTTTCCGCATGGGCAACCGCGATCTCCTCCGCGGCCTTTGCCCTGTTTGCGCGGGACTACGCCTCCAGTCTGGTGCTCTATGCGCTGGTCGGGCTCTGCCAGGGCGGCGTCTACACTCCCTTGATCATGCTGTTCCGCGAGAATGCGCCGCCAGAAAAGCTCGGCGCGGCCATCGGCGCGCTCATCGCCTCGACGTCGGTCGGCTACGCCGCGTCCATCGCGGTCACCGGCATGGCGCTCGGCGTATCCGGCTGGCAAACCGCCTTTCTCGTGAGCGGCACGCTGCCGTTGGCGGGAACCCTGATGCTGCTCACCGCAATCCGCAACCTGCCAAACATCATCCATCCCACAGCGCTCGAGAGCGGTCTCTGGCGTCAACTTCGCGACAATCGCAGCGCGCGACGTCTCCTGCTCGGCTACACCTCCCATAACTGGGAGCTGATCGGCATGTGGACCTGGGCACCGGCGCTCATCGCGACGAGCTTTGTGCTCAGCGGCCAATCGACCGTCGCGGCCAGCCAGTCGAGCGCATCGTTCGTCACCATCCTGCATCTGGTCGGAGCCTTCGCGGCTTTTTCGATGGGCAAGCTCTCTGACCGGATCGGCCGGCGACAGATCCTCATCTGGTCGGCAGCCGTGGCCACCGCGTTCTCCTTCGGGGTCGGCTGGCTGGTCGCCTTCACGCCCTATCTGATCGCGACGCTTGTGATCTTCTACGCTTTCTTCGCGCTGGGCGACTCGCCGGTTTTGTCGACCACTTTGGCGGAGCGCGTGGAGCCAGCCTCGCTGGGCACCGTGCTTGCGGCGCGTTCGACGGCAGGCTTCGTCTCCGGCGCAGTGGCCCCGATCGTCTTCGGTTGGGTGGTGGATGCGCTGCGTGCCGCGGACGCGAGCGAGCCGGTCATCTGGGGTACGGCGTTCGGGACGCTGGGCCTCGGCGGTCTGCTTGCGATCCTGTTCGCGGTCCGCCTGCCCCCGAGAGCCGAGCCCGGCCCGCAAGGGGCGAACCAGAGAGCCTGA